Proteins encoded by one window of Candidatus Thermoplasmatota archaeon:
- a CDS encoding thioredoxin family protein, protein MTLVDNAEAAIEKSESIVTLFFARWCPFCRAFKPSFEDLASSPNGDFGEIDISDEESEYWDKYDINIVPTLIAFSCGKVTARRDGKPHVGLSESDLKGLIGEIWG, encoded by the coding sequence ATGACGCTCGTGGACAACGCCGAAGCCGCGATTGAGAAGTCGGAGAGCATCGTGACGCTCTTCTTTGCCAGATGGTGCCCTTTCTGCAGAGCGTTCAAACCCTCATTCGAGGACCTCGCCTCATCCCCCAACGGGGATTTCGGAGAGATCGACATCAGCGACGAAGAGAGCGAGTACTGGGACAAGTACGACATCAACATAGTCCCGACGCTGATCGCATTCTCCTGTGGGAAGGTCACAGCCAGGAGGGATGGCAAGCCGCACGTCGGTCTGAGCGAATCAGACCTGAAAGGACTCATAGGGGAAATCTGGGGCTGA
- a CDS encoding DNA-binding protein: protein MEKENIAPHVKDITRALGNKVSEANIERELNSYLTVYRVPLGTAKRSIVKKHGGNPSLLSLGAQKTIVDLTPNEFSVDLLARVVSVNEREIEVEGVSKTILYGIFGDSTGTVPFTAWEADAMDVEKGDVVKIQNAYTKEFRGEVQLNLGNRTSVEKESPDALPPYVPPERPATSVELGDLRGGMSNVSVVGRIISIESREVNVEGQKKTVFSGLIGDSTGKAQFSAWADFELREGDVAKIDGGYSKTWRGMPQLGFDQRANVEILKDTDFPSAEDIMSPVRRWIEEIAERGGAVDATVRGILIDVKEGSGLIFRCPECNRVLRKGTCRIHGEVDGTPDLRVKAVIDDGSAALTAILGKDITEGLLGKSLKDCMDTAKEAMSHEVIRDELADLLVAQPVELRGNVTSDDYGLMMISESAEVLEIDVQEEAQKLLSDLEE, encoded by the coding sequence TTGGAAAAAGAGAATATCGCGCCCCATGTGAAGGACATAACAAGGGCGCTCGGGAACAAAGTGAGCGAAGCGAATATTGAACGTGAGCTGAACAGCTATCTGACAGTGTATAGGGTCCCTTTGGGGACCGCGAAAAGGAGCATCGTCAAGAAGCATGGAGGCAATCCCTCCCTTCTCTCCCTCGGAGCACAGAAAACGATTGTCGATCTGACTCCGAACGAGTTTAGCGTGGATCTTCTGGCTAGGGTCGTCAGCGTCAACGAGAGGGAGATCGAGGTCGAAGGGGTATCCAAGACCATCTTGTACGGGATATTCGGGGACAGCACGGGGACTGTGCCCTTTACGGCCTGGGAAGCTGACGCGATGGACGTGGAGAAGGGCGATGTCGTGAAGATCCAGAACGCGTACACGAAGGAGTTTAGGGGAGAGGTTCAGCTCAACCTGGGGAACAGAACGTCGGTTGAGAAGGAGTCGCCGGACGCCCTGCCGCCTTATGTACCACCGGAGAGACCGGCGACGTCTGTGGAACTGGGGGATTTGCGTGGGGGTATGAGCAACGTCTCGGTCGTCGGGAGGATCATCTCCATCGAGTCGAGAGAAGTGAACGTAGAGGGACAGAAGAAGACGGTGTTCTCGGGGCTCATAGGCGATTCCACGGGAAAGGCCCAGTTCTCCGCCTGGGCGGACTTCGAGCTCAGGGAGGGCGACGTCGCAAAGATCGACGGAGGCTACTCCAAGACGTGGAGAGGCATGCCCCAGTTGGGTTTCGATCAAAGGGCGAACGTCGAGATCCTCAAGGATACGGATTTCCCGTCAGCCGAGGACATCATGAGTCCCGTCAGAAGATGGATCGAAGAGATCGCCGAGAGGGGCGGCGCCGTGGATGCGACTGTGAGAGGAATCCTCATCGATGTAAAGGAAGGGAGCGGCCTGATATTCCGATGCCCTGAGTGCAACCGGGTCCTCAGGAAGGGGACATGCAGGATTCACGGAGAGGTCGACGGGACGCCTGATCTGCGCGTGAAGGCAGTCATCGATGACGGAAGCGCAGCGCTGACGGCGATACTCGGCAAGGACATCACCGAGGGGCTGCTCGGGAAGAGCTTGAAGGACTGCATGGACACCGCGAAAGAGGCCATGAGCCACGAGGTCATCAGGGACGAGCTCGCAGACCTGTTGGTCGCTCAGCCGGTCGAGCTCAGGGGAAACGTGACCAGCGACGACTACGGGCTCATGATGATATCCGAGTCCGCTGAGGTCTTGGAGATAGACGTGCAAGAAGAGGCGCAGAAGCTGCTATCGGATCTGGAGGAATAG